From a single Pelodiscus sinensis isolate JC-2024 chromosome 4, ASM4963464v1, whole genome shotgun sequence genomic region:
- the LOC112547640 gene encoding perforin-1-like: MLSCSIFIPLLLFLPGVSPYCYTATAEKCRETTPSMPWHSLVGKGIDITTLGWTEASVLDTSLWQGPDGTCTLCQTPRQDRKMPLAVVDWKETVACKQEVRSSVEESAVAVAQAVASAVTSDWKKELGLTEETKDLALGGARSPLASFAYEKEQQDKYMFVLNEVSCVFYRVQLTQSPSLTSLFSRDLGTLPLAYKLSTYQPFLAKYGTHYAMLPALGGRVRQLTAVPTCLAALDRLTDIEIKTRLASEFLQALGLNPFLDGSHAREPSSQGRLSSPVPYLEKHIEVTGGDSHTQELFSTTQNTTTFSAWLESLHTSPGLVSYSLAPIHTLVGPGDPRREALRQAVKEYVAERGLRRRCPQHCPEGGSVDSCKCHCSSSSLTDSTCCPLRRGLARLSVHVQWGRDLWGDHITATDAYVKVFFRGRELQTGHIDNDNNPEWDHDMDFGEVTLPVWPELHVEVWDKDRWEDDLLGTCSAHLKAVRRGMLLCHLEWGHVVFSYSLECRPHLGGDSCWEYVPVRG; the protein is encoded by the exons ATGCTGAGTTGCAGCATCTTCATCCcgctcctcctctttctccctggaGTCTCCCCCTACTGCTACACCGCCACGGCTGAGAAGTGCAGAGAGACGACGCCCTCGATGCCTTGGCACAGCCTGGTGGGGAAGGGCATCGACATCACCACGCTGGGCTGGACGGAGGCCTCCGTGCTGGACACCAGCCTGTGGCAGGGCCCTGATGGCACCTGCACCCTGTGCCAGACCCCGCGGCAGGACAGGAAGATGCCGCTGGCCGTGGTGGACTGGAAGGAAACCGTTGCCTGCAAACAGGAGGTGAGAAGCTCGGTGGAGGAGTCGGCTGTGGCCGTGGCCCAGGCCGTGGCATCGGCTGTGACCAGCGactggaagaaggagctgggtcTGACGGAGGAGACGAAAgacctggccctggggggggcgcgATCCCCGCTCGCCAGCTTCGCCTACgagaaggagcagcaggacaaGTACATGTTTGTGCTCAATGAGGTGTCCTGTGTGTTTTACAG GGTGCAGCTCACACAAAGCCCCTCTCTGACGTCCCTCTTCTCCCGGGACCTGGGCACGCTTCCACTCGCCTACAAGCTGTCCACATACCAGCCCTTTCTGGCCAAGTACGGCACCCACTATGCAATGCTGCCTGCGCTGGGCGGGCGTGTGCGGCAGCTGACGGCCGTCCCGACCTGCCTGGCCGCGCTGGACCGGCTGACAGACATTGAAATCAAGACGCGCTTGGCCTCTGAATTCCTGCAAGCCCTGGGCTTGAACCCATTCCTCGATGGCTCCCACGCCCGCGAGCCaagcagccagggcaggctgAGCTCCCCGGTGCCCTACCTGGAGAAGCACATCGAGGTGACGGGGGGGGACAGCCACACCCAGGAACTCTTCTCCACCACCCAGAACACCACGACATTCTCAGCCTGGCTGGAGAGCCTCCACACCAGCCCCGGCCTGGTCTCCTACTCCCTGGCGCCCATCCACACCCTGGTGGGGCCGGGAGACCCTCGGCGGGAGGCGCTGAGGCAGGCAGTGAAGGAGTACGTGGCTGAgcgggggctgaggaggaggtgCCCGCAGCACTGCCCAGAAGGCGGCTCCGTCGACTCCTGCAAATGTcactgctccagcagctccctcaCCGACTCCACGTGCTGCCCCCTCCGGCGGGGCCTGGCCCGGCTCAGTGTCCAcgtgcagtggggcagggaccTGTGGGGGGACCACATAACTGCCACCGATGCCTACGTCAAGGTCTTCTTCCGAGGCCGGGAGCTGCAGACGGGCCACATTGACAACGACAACAACCCCGAGTGGGACCACGACATGGACTTCGGGGAGGTGACGCTGCCGGTGTGGCCTGAACTGCACGTGGAGGTGTGGGACAAAGACCGGTGGGAAGACGACCTGCTGGGAACCTGCAGCGCCCATCTCAAGGCTGTCCGGAGGGGCATGCTCCTCTGCCACCTGGAATGGGGCCATGTGGTGTTTTCCTACTCGCTGGAGTGCAGGCCCCACCTGGGGGGGGACAGCTGCTGGGAGTACGTGCCGGTGAGGGGCTAA